From a region of the Marinomonas mediterranea MMB-1 genome:
- a CDS encoding ROK family transcriptional regulator translates to MMNLIGSTSERSRSFNERVVLQLIRQYPEISRQEIASFTKLSAQTISVITASLIDKGFIISSGKVEGRRGQPQKKLVLNGAGAYGVGINIDRDFISVALINFGGEPIFQREERVSFPQEKHAKAIVCEFLSEAADFLGQNWDKVRGIGVSRPDYMEEWIEQLGINSKQRNVSVGLEYWSNDAFEVWLGHKFDLPVLRENDARAAAMCELFFSTPPLEHVFYLYISTAVGGCIVEKGECLEGASGAAGQFGLLYTKTGKYGERVLEALSLTSLQRYLVSNCNTTFDKLNMLKDTNLIHEWATNVVEDSRHAFTALLALINPSEIRVGGRIPTWMIEPFASALFTMLESEVVLNTPRVVPANYTNYSGASGAAVLPLYEMFAPQTSILTLEQ, encoded by the coding sequence ATGATGAATCTTATTGGCAGTACTTCCGAGCGTAGCCGTTCTTTTAATGAGAGGGTGGTTTTACAGCTGATACGCCAGTACCCAGAAATTTCGCGACAAGAGATTGCATCCTTCACTAAGTTAAGTGCACAGACTATTTCAGTCATTACGGCGTCCTTGATCGATAAAGGCTTCATTATTTCTTCTGGTAAAGTGGAAGGAAGGCGAGGGCAGCCGCAAAAGAAACTGGTGTTGAATGGCGCGGGAGCCTACGGTGTTGGAATAAATATAGATCGTGATTTTATCAGTGTCGCCTTGATTAATTTTGGGGGTGAGCCGATTTTTCAGAGAGAAGAGCGAGTTTCATTTCCTCAGGAAAAACACGCGAAAGCGATTGTTTGCGAATTCTTGAGCGAGGCTGCCGATTTCTTAGGTCAAAATTGGGATAAAGTTCGAGGCATCGGCGTATCTCGGCCTGACTACATGGAAGAGTGGATCGAACAGCTTGGCATAAACTCAAAACAAAGGAATGTTTCTGTTGGTTTAGAGTATTGGAGTAACGATGCGTTTGAAGTGTGGCTAGGGCATAAATTTGATCTACCTGTTTTACGCGAGAATGACGCTCGTGCCGCAGCTATGTGTGAATTGTTTTTTTCCACTCCACCGCTAGAGCATGTTTTTTATTTGTATATCTCTACGGCGGTTGGTGGGTGCATTGTTGAGAAAGGGGAATGTTTAGAAGGAGCATCGGGGGCAGCTGGACAGTTTGGATTGTTGTACACTAAAACGGGCAAATACGGTGAGCGGGTGCTAGAGGCGCTTTCGCTAACGTCTCTTCAGCGCTACTTGGTTTCTAATTGCAACACGACATTTGATAAACTCAATATGCTGAAGGACACGAACTTGATTCATGAGTGGGCGACAAATGTTGTTGAGGATTCAAGGCACGCTTTCACGGCGTTGCTGGCGTTGATTAACCCGAGTGAGATTAGGGTAGGAGGGCGCATACCTACCTGGATGATCGAACCATTTGCTTCAGCGCTCTTTACGATGTTGGAGAGCGAGGTCGTGCTTAACACACCGCGTGTTGTACCAGCGAATTATACAAACTACTCTGGTGCATCAGGGGCCGCAGTGCTTCCACTATACGAGATGTTTGCGCCTCAAACGTCGATTTTGACTTTGGAACAGTAA
- a CDS encoding HAD family hydrolase gives MELVVFDLDGTLLNKHQALSPFTLETLEAMRDKKIFYTIATGRTHLAARKCLVEHNFQEWMIFKNGVEWWHPLKKQYRHQTSLTKESVEYALTQFELASVTPFIFCITRDGTHKVYHPPVTSPLSDLIENELGKHDELSLHPIQEMAFDDIATNISALGSQQQAVSVVTSLENQNELKAYCGGGVYNKDTFWIDVHHQDACKGSAINTLKSELGATKVLAFGDGDNDLSMFDYADASFAPHNAAPHVKSRATDVIGHHNEDGVAHFLRDYFSL, from the coding sequence ATGGAGTTAGTGGTTTTCGATTTAGACGGCACTCTACTAAACAAACATCAGGCTCTATCACCATTTACATTAGAAACACTCGAAGCAATGCGTGATAAAAAAATTTTTTATACCATTGCAACGGGGCGCACACATCTGGCAGCGCGAAAGTGTCTCGTCGAACATAATTTTCAAGAGTGGATGATATTTAAAAATGGTGTCGAGTGGTGGCACCCATTAAAGAAGCAATATCGTCATCAAACCTCCCTCACTAAAGAGTCTGTCGAATACGCTTTAACTCAGTTCGAGCTTGCTAGTGTTACACCATTTATATTTTGCATTACCCGTGATGGCACACATAAAGTCTACCACCCTCCGGTAACAAGTCCTTTAAGTGATCTGATCGAAAACGAACTTGGTAAACACGATGAGTTAAGCCTCCACCCTATCCAAGAAATGGCGTTCGATGATATTGCAACAAATATAAGCGCGCTTGGCTCTCAGCAACAAGCCGTCTCTGTCGTTACCTCATTAGAGAATCAAAATGAGCTAAAAGCGTATTGTGGCGGCGGCGTATACAATAAAGATACCTTTTGGATCGATGTTCACCACCAAGACGCCTGTAAAGGTTCTGCTATTAACACACTAAAAAGTGAACTGGGGGCAACCAAAGTCTTAGCCTTTGGAGATGGCGATAACGACTTATCTATGTTTGACTATGCCGACGCGTCATTCGCACCACACAATGCCGCGCCACACGTAAAATCACGTGCAACTGACGTCATTGGGCATCATAACGAGGATGGCGTTGCGCACTTTTTAAGAGACTATTTTAGCCTATAG
- a CDS encoding HopJ type III effector protein — protein MLEQLAAKIAQFKQQPEQTAFSDVINTIDTHYSFTPVKFQNGAQINEEGQNNGSCKILFFAQLNQFDEATTLNLFGDYYRVDVLENPEGDDHQNIRQFIKHGWEGVAFSTTALVSNSQ, from the coding sequence ATGCTAGAACAACTTGCGGCTAAAATCGCTCAATTTAAACAACAACCTGAGCAAACCGCCTTTTCAGATGTCATAAACACCATCGACACTCATTACAGTTTCACTCCCGTTAAGTTTCAGAATGGCGCTCAAATTAACGAAGAAGGGCAGAACAATGGCTCGTGCAAAATTTTATTTTTTGCTCAATTAAACCAATTTGATGAAGCAACAACGCTAAACCTATTCGGTGATTATTACCGAGTTGATGTCCTCGAAAACCCAGAGGGCGACGACCATCAGAATATACGCCAATTTATAAAGCATGGCTGGGAAGGTGTTGCGTTCTCAACGACAGCGTTAGTATCAAACTCTCAATAA
- a CDS encoding TyrR/PhhR family helix-turn-helix DNA-binding protein — translation MRLAIQCEDRIGMVHEVLKLFAPHRIDMRLIEVDTARRCLYIGFPDIKFDSLQQLLAAIRRLEGVEDVKLVRFSSSEREKNTLAQILEALPDGVIAIDLKGNVTMATELAAKDLGVSLGELMNKPLNLFIKAINFSKLSGADMKRGITKRIRVHRKSLLMELQPIKVSTEKEDICAGAVIHLKSETRIDRQSERFRYGANEFKLEQYFQSDMVLSSTMGACLIQSKRFAMLNTPLMISGETGSGKNSILNSIIEYWKSHGYEETQVHKRAAVSFQTQADLQLFLLAPGWLIIEGIEGLNDTAQAQLAHWIETSKFIVEDDHVYRRLVVLTSFSSHYFREESSFSYELYLQLSQQNIDVPSLRDRLDDIEGVANEIVKQVCGHLRVDSVSLSSSAVTALKMYDWPGNITELKGVLYSAVASTERSELVAEDFNLFSSSKGRQLELVDNSLDKTIKEWEAELLRKLYPQYPSTRKLASALGLSHSAVANKLRDYAIGK, via the coding sequence ATGCGTTTAGCGATTCAATGCGAAGATAGAATAGGTATGGTTCATGAGGTGCTTAAGTTGTTTGCACCGCATCGAATAGACATGCGTTTGATTGAAGTCGATACCGCGAGGCGTTGTCTATATATCGGTTTTCCTGATATCAAGTTTGATTCATTGCAACAGCTTTTGGCTGCGATCCGTCGACTAGAAGGGGTTGAGGATGTGAAGCTTGTTCGCTTTTCGTCTTCGGAAAGAGAAAAAAACACACTTGCGCAGATTTTAGAAGCGTTGCCAGATGGTGTAATAGCGATCGATTTAAAAGGCAATGTGACGATGGCAACAGAATTGGCCGCAAAAGACCTCGGTGTTTCGTTGGGTGAGCTGATGAATAAGCCTCTAAACTTATTTATTAAAGCGATAAATTTCTCGAAGCTAAGCGGTGCCGACATGAAACGTGGGATTACTAAACGTATTCGTGTTCATCGAAAATCCCTTCTTATGGAGTTGCAGCCGATAAAAGTGTCTACCGAGAAAGAAGACATTTGCGCTGGCGCGGTTATTCACCTTAAGTCCGAAACAAGAATAGACCGTCAGTCGGAAAGGTTTAGGTATGGGGCGAACGAGTTTAAGTTAGAGCAATATTTTCAAAGCGATATGGTATTAAGTTCGACCATGGGGGCGTGCCTTATTCAAAGTAAGCGTTTTGCGATGTTGAATACACCACTTATGATATCTGGTGAAACCGGCTCAGGTAAAAACTCTATCTTAAATTCCATTATTGAATACTGGAAATCACACGGCTACGAAGAAACGCAAGTACATAAAAGAGCGGCGGTTTCCTTTCAAACGCAAGCAGATTTGCAGTTGTTTCTATTAGCGCCTGGTTGGCTAATTATAGAGGGAATAGAGGGGTTGAATGACACTGCTCAGGCTCAGTTAGCGCATTGGATTGAGACGTCAAAATTCATAGTAGAAGACGATCATGTCTATCGGAGGTTGGTGGTATTAACGTCTTTTTCCAGTCACTACTTTCGAGAAGAGAGCTCGTTCAGTTACGAACTTTACTTGCAGTTGTCGCAACAAAATATTGACGTTCCCTCGTTAAGGGATCGGCTTGATGACATTGAGGGTGTTGCAAACGAAATAGTAAAGCAAGTATGCGGACATCTTAGGGTGGATTCCGTTTCTTTAAGCAGTAGTGCCGTTACTGCTTTAAAAATGTATGACTGGCCGGGGAACATTACTGAGCTAAAAGGCGTTTTATATTCGGCGGTGGCCTCGACAGAGCGCTCAGAGTTGGTTGCCGAAGATTTCAATCTTTTTTCAAGTTCCAAAGGACGGCAGTTAGAGTTAGTGGATAACTCATTAGATAAAACGATTAAAGAGTGGGAGGCGGAACTGCTTCGTAAACTCTATCCCCAATATCCAAGTACAAGAAAGCTGGCAAGTGCACTTGGGTTAAGTCACAGTGCTGTTGCGAACAAGTTGAGGGATTATGCCATAGGTAAATAA
- a CDS encoding D-mannose isomerase: MSYPAFDSKTFLEAHIEKTMAFYFPTCIDPEGGFFQFFKDDGSVYDPNTRHLVSSTRFIFNFAQAYLHTNIAEYKHAAVHGIQYLRQRHQSQSGGYVWLLDGGTNLDETNHCYGLAFVILAYSNALQIGLSEAEVWIEVTYDLLETHFWENKHGLYLDEISSDWKTVSPYRGQNANMHMCEALMSAFDATQNPKYLDRAKLLAKNICQKQASLSNSNEVWEHYTNDWQIDWDYNKNDPKHLFRPWGFQPGHQTEWAKLLLMLDKRSPENWYLPKAKYLFDLAYKKAWDTKKGGLHYGYAPDGTVCDPDKYFWVQAESFAAAWLLYKATKDETYYKQYLTLWEFSWNHMIDHTFGAWYRILDENNAQYDNNKSPAGKTDYHTMGACYEVLKTLTL, encoded by the coding sequence ATGTCTTACCCTGCATTTGACTCTAAGACATTTTTAGAGGCGCACATTGAAAAAACAATGGCCTTTTACTTCCCCACTTGCATTGACCCTGAAGGCGGCTTTTTCCAATTTTTCAAAGATGACGGAAGCGTATACGACCCCAATACTCGCCACCTTGTCAGCAGCACCCGCTTTATCTTTAATTTTGCACAAGCATACCTACATACTAATATCGCGGAATACAAACACGCTGCCGTTCACGGCATACAGTATCTAAGACAACGACATCAATCGCAATCTGGTGGTTATGTTTGGCTTCTTGACGGCGGCACAAATCTAGACGAAACAAATCATTGCTATGGGCTCGCATTTGTTATTTTAGCTTACTCAAACGCATTGCAAATTGGCCTTTCTGAGGCCGAAGTGTGGATAGAAGTAACATATGACCTATTAGAAACCCATTTCTGGGAAAACAAGCATGGACTGTATCTAGACGAGATAAGCAGCGACTGGAAAACCGTTAGCCCTTATCGAGGACAAAATGCCAACATGCATATGTGCGAAGCACTCATGTCAGCCTTCGACGCCACACAGAATCCAAAGTACTTAGACCGAGCAAAGTTGCTAGCAAAGAATATCTGTCAAAAACAAGCAAGTCTATCGAACTCTAACGAAGTGTGGGAGCATTACACCAATGATTGGCAGATAGACTGGGACTACAATAAAAACGACCCTAAGCATCTATTCAGGCCTTGGGGGTTCCAACCTGGGCACCAAACGGAATGGGCCAAGCTGTTGCTCATGCTAGACAAACGATCCCCTGAAAATTGGTATCTACCAAAAGCAAAATACCTGTTCGACCTTGCCTATAAAAAAGCCTGGGACACCAAAAAAGGTGGACTGCATTATGGTTATGCACCAGACGGCACAGTTTGCGATCCAGATAAGTATTTCTGGGTACAAGCGGAGTCGTTTGCCGCGGCTTGGCTATTATACAAAGCAACAAAGGATGAGACGTATTATAAGCAATACTTAACACTTTGGGAGTTTAGCTGGAATCATATGATCGATCATACATTTGGCGCCTGGTACCGAATACTTGATGAAAATAATGCACAGTACGACAACAACAAAAGTCCTGCTGGTAAAACCGACTATCATACGATGGGCGCCTGCTATGAAGTATTGAAAACACTGACCTTATAA
- a CDS encoding LysR family transcriptional regulator yields MQLDKIDLNLLRYLDSLLREQNVTHAANRLGITQPAMSNGLRRLRDLFHDPLLVRTSDGMMPTALSIQLQPKVQAILQSVDEVLHLGQNFDAESSSRVFRIMASDYAEATLIPPLMEKLQAEAPNVILDVMNPSDVSFHDVEKGKVDLVINRFETLPQSFHQKSVWIDNFSCLVPNKPDIIEDFTLDKYLALPHVWVSKTGFGVGVGVQPEEVQKLGWVDGTLAELGHKRNIRLFTRNYNVAMRATEQLGLIATLPSLATKLVADNAKVKVVPPPFDIPPVELKMLWSPLLQHDPGHIWLRSTIAGCATVIAKNHSL; encoded by the coding sequence ATGCAATTAGACAAAATTGACTTAAACCTACTTCGTTATCTAGATTCTTTATTACGCGAGCAAAACGTCACCCATGCAGCCAATCGGCTAGGCATCACACAACCTGCAATGAGCAATGGCCTAAGACGACTGAGAGACCTTTTTCATGATCCTTTGCTAGTCAGAACCAGTGATGGAATGATGCCAACGGCGCTCTCTATACAATTGCAGCCAAAGGTTCAAGCTATCTTACAAAGCGTTGACGAAGTATTACATCTAGGTCAAAACTTCGACGCTGAATCCAGCTCACGTGTTTTCAGGATTATGGCCAGTGATTACGCAGAAGCGACTCTGATCCCACCTTTGATGGAAAAGCTTCAAGCGGAAGCACCAAATGTCATTCTCGACGTAATGAACCCCAGTGATGTCAGCTTTCACGATGTCGAAAAAGGCAAGGTCGACTTAGTCATAAATCGATTCGAAACACTGCCTCAATCTTTCCATCAGAAATCTGTTTGGATTGACAACTTTTCATGCCTTGTACCCAACAAACCGGACATTATCGAAGATTTTACGCTCGATAAATACCTCGCACTTCCTCATGTCTGGGTGAGTAAAACAGGCTTCGGCGTTGGGGTTGGAGTACAGCCAGAAGAGGTTCAGAAATTAGGGTGGGTAGACGGAACATTAGCGGAACTAGGCCATAAAAGAAATATTCGTCTATTTACGCGTAACTACAACGTTGCCATGAGAGCAACAGAGCAGCTGGGGTTAATTGCGACACTGCCTTCTCTAGCAACCAAACTGGTTGCAGACAACGCGAAAGTTAAGGTGGTACCGCCACCTTTCGATATACCGCCGGTTGAACTTAAGATGCTCTGGAGCCCCTTATTGCAACACGATCCCGGCCATATATGGCTTCGCTCAACCATTGCGGGCTGCGCAACAGTGATTGCTAAAAATCACAGTCTGTAA
- a CDS encoding ABC transporter ATP-binding protein, whose product MLKFFERWIAPYPEHQAQHAPKNLFEFCRFYSKGVEVPLLLMSVLTASLAIMEVVLFGFMGQLVDWLVNSNPDTFLEDEGGRLIGMSLLILVGMPVVTFLHSAIVHQTLLGNYPMRVRWLAHRYLLRQSLSFFQDEFAGRLATKVMQTSLAVRESVMKLLDVLVYILVYFIAMLVLIANADYRLMLPMLGWLVCYVSIQLYFIPKLKKVSEEQADARSTMTGRVVDSYTNISTVKLFSHTSREWDYARDSMDGFLKTVHKQMRLVTGVNVSVQLCNYLLAFVIAAVAISLWLGSAIGVGAIAISISLALRLNGMSQWIMWEVGSLFENIGMVADGMGTLSKPLMVQDKEGSEPISVTKGSIDFDQVCFHYGKKDKKVIEALNFSISAGEKVGLVGRSGAGKSTIVNLLMRFYDVESGDIRVDGQNIADVRQDSLRQMIGVVSQDTSLLHRSVRDNLLYGKPDASEEEMIAAAKKAEAHEFILELTDPYGNTGYDAMVGERGIKLSGGQRQRIAIARVLLKDAPILVLDEATSALDSEVEAAIQQSLYQLMEGKTVIAIAHRLSTIAAMDRLVVLDEGNVVEQGSHEELIDYKGIYSALWVHQTGGFLADTVELEGKESPSMALK is encoded by the coding sequence ATGTTAAAGTTTTTTGAACGTTGGATTGCACCTTACCCTGAACACCAAGCACAACATGCCCCTAAGAATTTATTTGAATTTTGTCGCTTTTATTCGAAAGGCGTCGAAGTCCCCCTTCTTTTAATGTCGGTGTTGACGGCTTCTTTGGCCATAATGGAAGTTGTGTTGTTTGGGTTTATGGGGCAGTTGGTCGATTGGCTGGTCAACTCCAATCCAGACACCTTTCTAGAGGATGAAGGCGGCCGTCTTATTGGCATGTCTTTACTTATTTTGGTTGGGATGCCTGTGGTCACTTTTTTGCATTCGGCCATTGTGCATCAAACGCTGCTAGGCAACTACCCGATGCGTGTGCGCTGGTTGGCGCATCGATATTTGTTACGCCAAAGTCTGAGTTTCTTTCAGGATGAATTCGCAGGGCGCCTTGCAACAAAAGTAATGCAGACATCGCTAGCGGTCAGAGAAAGCGTTATGAAGTTGCTCGATGTGCTGGTGTACATCTTAGTGTATTTCATTGCGATGTTGGTTTTGATTGCGAATGCAGATTATCGTCTTATGCTGCCTATGCTTGGTTGGTTAGTTTGTTATGTTTCGATCCAGCTGTATTTTATTCCAAAGCTAAAGAAAGTGTCCGAAGAGCAGGCGGATGCCCGATCAACCATGACGGGGCGGGTTGTCGACAGTTACACCAATATATCGACTGTAAAGCTGTTTTCGCATACCAGCAGAGAGTGGGATTATGCTCGTGACAGTATGGATGGTTTTCTTAAAACGGTTCATAAGCAGATGCGATTGGTAACTGGGGTCAATGTTAGTGTGCAGCTGTGTAATTACTTATTGGCGTTTGTGATCGCTGCGGTTGCTATCTCGCTTTGGTTAGGTAGTGCGATTGGTGTGGGTGCGATTGCTATTTCAATTAGTTTAGCGTTGCGCTTAAACGGCATGTCTCAGTGGATAATGTGGGAAGTCGGTTCGTTGTTCGAAAATATCGGCATGGTAGCGGATGGAATGGGGACTTTGTCGAAGCCGCTTATGGTGCAGGATAAAGAAGGCTCAGAGCCTATCTCGGTCACAAAAGGCTCGATTGATTTCGACCAAGTTTGTTTTCACTATGGGAAAAAAGATAAAAAAGTCATCGAGGCGCTTAATTTTTCTATCTCTGCAGGAGAAAAGGTCGGGCTTGTTGGGCGGTCTGGCGCAGGAAAGTCGACCATTGTGAATTTGTTGATGCGTTTCTATGACGTTGAATCGGGTGATATTCGAGTTGATGGGCAAAATATAGCGGATGTTCGTCAGGACTCACTTCGTCAGATGATCGGTGTTGTTTCGCAAGACACTTCTTTATTGCATCGCTCAGTGAGAGATAACCTGCTGTATGGAAAGCCTGATGCTTCAGAAGAAGAAATGATCGCTGCCGCAAAAAAAGCAGAAGCGCATGAATTTATTTTGGAGCTCACTGACCCATATGGAAATACGGGTTACGATGCGATGGTAGGAGAGCGGGGTATTAAATTGTCTGGCGGACAGCGACAACGGATTGCGATCGCTCGTGTGTTGCTTAAAGATGCCCCGATTCTTGTCTTAGATGAAGCGACGTCTGCTTTGGATTCTGAGGTCGAGGCTGCGATTCAACAAAGCTTATATCAACTAATGGAAGGAAAGACGGTTATCGCCATTGCACACCGCTTATCAACCATTGCTGCGATGGATCGGCTGGTTGTGCTAGACGAGGGAAATGTCGTAGAGCAAGGCTCACACGAAGAGCTCATAGACTATAAAGGTATATATTCAGCACTGTGGGTGCATCAAACGGGTGGTTTTCTGGCAGATACTGTGGAATTAGAGGGTAAGGAATCGCCTTCCATGGCACTTAAATAA
- a CDS encoding alpha-amylase family glycosyl hydrolase: MDSSAPSHLEQRLTGHLQTLYPKLDASELARNCLTTFHLDANSEPPRPHKNLWDQSDIMLITYADTLRSEESTPLETLHKFVKNNLSESISAVHLLPFFPYSSDDGFSVMDYTTVNPSSGDWTNISNITKDFKVMGDLVINHCSSRSMWFENYKAGVSPGAEYFYETAPQSDLSNVVRPRTSPLLREVQTKNGIKHVWCTFSHDQIDLNFENPEVLLEFLRIIRLYLEKGIRWFRLDAVAFLWKTPGTNCINLPNTHEMIRLLRLMIEHWAPDSVIITETNIPNRENLTYFGNANEAHLIYNFSLPPLLINTLVTGNCSHLKSWLMGMPPAQQGTTYLNFVASHDGIGLRPTEGLLSEWEIDTLIGTMKKFGGKVSSRTTPEGEAKPYEINISLWNALSGSVLHGPDQWQFARFLCAAGVQMALEGVPAFYIHSLFGTENDHERVSNTGQFRSINRHIWQMEELEHALNTNTHHKKVFEAMSRLMKIRRAQAAFHPNATQYVLHMGDELFAFWRQSIDRRQSLFAVYNISDQPQTFNLSELNLIATEDWTDLVSDQRYEDQMAQVTLMPYQFMWLANKTTRPKD, translated from the coding sequence ATGGACTCAAGCGCTCCTTCACACTTAGAACAACGCCTTACGGGGCATTTGCAAACGCTTTACCCAAAACTCGACGCTAGTGAACTTGCGAGAAACTGTCTAACGACATTCCATTTAGACGCAAATTCGGAGCCTCCGAGACCGCATAAGAACTTATGGGATCAATCGGACATCATGTTGATTACCTATGCGGATACACTGCGCTCAGAAGAGTCCACGCCGCTAGAGACGCTACATAAGTTCGTAAAGAACAATCTTAGTGAAAGCATTTCAGCCGTACATCTTCTTCCTTTCTTCCCTTACAGTTCAGATGACGGCTTTAGTGTCATGGATTATACGACGGTCAACCCTTCAAGCGGTGACTGGACGAACATCTCAAACATCACGAAAGATTTCAAAGTAATGGGAGACCTTGTTATTAACCACTGCTCCAGTCGAAGTATGTGGTTTGAAAACTACAAAGCAGGAGTTTCGCCGGGTGCCGAATACTTTTATGAGACAGCCCCTCAATCAGACCTGAGCAATGTTGTTCGCCCTCGCACTTCCCCCCTATTGCGTGAAGTCCAAACAAAAAACGGTATAAAACATGTCTGGTGTACCTTTAGCCATGATCAGATCGACTTAAACTTTGAGAACCCAGAAGTACTGTTAGAGTTTCTCAGAATCATTCGACTTTATTTAGAAAAAGGCATTCGATGGTTTAGGCTAGACGCCGTCGCCTTTCTTTGGAAAACACCGGGCACCAATTGCATAAACTTACCCAACACCCATGAAATGATTCGACTTCTACGACTGATGATCGAACATTGGGCACCAGATTCGGTCATTATCACTGAAACAAACATTCCCAACAGAGAGAACCTTACGTATTTCGGTAATGCTAACGAAGCTCACCTTATCTACAACTTCTCTTTACCACCACTCCTGATCAATACCTTAGTGACTGGCAACTGCTCGCACCTAAAAAGCTGGCTTATGGGCATGCCGCCTGCTCAACAAGGTACAACTTATCTGAACTTTGTTGCATCGCACGACGGCATTGGTTTGCGACCAACTGAGGGATTGCTATCAGAATGGGAAATCGACACGCTGATTGGCACAATGAAAAAGTTTGGTGGCAAAGTCAGCTCCCGAACTACCCCAGAAGGCGAGGCGAAGCCGTATGAAATAAATATAAGCCTCTGGAATGCGCTTAGCGGCTCTGTTTTACATGGGCCAGACCAATGGCAATTTGCGCGTTTTTTGTGTGCTGCAGGCGTTCAAATGGCTCTCGAAGGTGTACCCGCCTTTTACATCCATTCGCTATTTGGAACAGAAAACGATCACGAAAGGGTCAGTAACACGGGACAATTTCGCTCTATTAATCGTCACATTTGGCAGATGGAGGAATTGGAACACGCTTTAAATACTAATACGCATCACAAAAAAGTGTTTGAAGCGATGAGCCGCTTAATGAAAATTCGCCGAGCACAAGCGGCATTCCACCCAAATGCGACACAATACGTATTGCATATGGGTGATGAACTGTTCGCGTTTTGGCGTCAGAGTATAGACAGACGACAAAGTCTATTTGCCGTTTACAATATTTCCGATCAGCCCCAAACCTTCAATTTATCCGAACTAAACCTGATAGCAACCGAGGATTGGACAGATCTTGTGAGCGATCAACGCTATGAAGACCAAATGGCACAAGTCACGCTCATGCCATATCAATTTATGTGGCTAGCAAATAAAACGACGCGACCCAAAGATTAA
- the can gene encoding carbonate dehydratase: MSSKLPELFEKNRQWAAKVNAEDPDFFEKLSKQQKPEYLWIGCADSRVPANQIVDLMPGEVFVHRNIANVVVHTDLNCLSVIQFAVDVLKVKHIMVVGHYGCGGIKAAMDQAEHGLIDNWLRHIKDVYRLHKEEVDAIEDDHERFDRMCELNVIEQVANVRQTSVVQSAWKNGQELHVHGWCYSISNGHIKDLNVTSSNNEG; this comes from the coding sequence ATGTCCAGTAAGTTACCCGAATTATTTGAAAAGAACAGGCAATGGGCCGCTAAAGTAAATGCGGAAGATCCCGATTTTTTTGAAAAGTTATCAAAGCAGCAAAAACCTGAGTACCTTTGGATTGGGTGCGCAGATTCTCGTGTGCCAGCCAATCAAATTGTAGATTTAATGCCAGGCGAGGTGTTTGTTCACCGAAATATCGCAAATGTTGTGGTTCACACAGACTTAAACTGTTTGTCAGTTATTCAATTTGCCGTAGATGTGTTGAAGGTTAAACATATTATGGTTGTTGGGCATTACGGTTGCGGTGGTATCAAAGCGGCGATGGATCAAGCAGAGCATGGTTTAATCGATAACTGGTTGAGACATATTAAAGACGTTTATCGTTTGCATAAAGAAGAGGTAGACGCGATCGAGGACGACCACGAGCGCTTCGATCGTATGTGTGAGCTGAATGTTATTGAACAAGTTGCCAATGTCCGCCAAACCAGTGTGGTTCAAAGTGCATGGAAAAATGGTCAGGAGCTGCATGTTCATGGTTGGTGTTACAGTATTAGCAACGGCCATATTAAGGACTTAAATGTCACTAGCTCGAATAACGAGGGGTAA